One Capricornis sumatraensis isolate serow.1 chromosome 8, serow.2, whole genome shotgun sequence genomic region harbors:
- the SUPT4H1 gene encoding transcription elongation factor SPT4: MALETVPKDLRHLRACLLCSLVKTIDQFEYDGCDNCDAYLQMKGNREMVYDCTSSSFDGIIAMMSPEDSWVSKWQRVSNFKPGVYAVSVTGRLPQGIVRELKSRGVAYKSRDTAIKT, from the exons ATGGCTTTGGAGACGGTGCCGAAGGATCTGCGGCATCTGCGGGCGTGTCTGCTGTGTTCGCTGGTCAAG ACTATAGACCAGTTTGAATATGATGGCTGTGACAATTGTGATGCGTACCTTCAGATGAAGGGTAACCGAGAGATGGTATATGACTGCACCAGCTCTTCTTTTGATGG aATCATCGCGATGATGAGTCCAGAGGACAGCTGGGTCTCCAAGTGGCAGCGAGTCA GTAACTTTAAGCCAGGCGTGTATGCAGTGTCCGTCACTGGTCGCCTGCCCCAAG GAATCGTACGGGAGCTGAAGAGTCGAGGCGTGGCCTACAAGTCCAGAGACACAGCCATAAAGACCTAG